A genome region from Gemmatimonadota bacterium includes the following:
- a CDS encoding MotA/TolQ/ExbB proton channel family protein: MGWALFEQGGLMMYPLTLCSVLALGIAIERGFALRRRAVIRPEIVSVIDNIQGPEDIGLALNVCRQHKGPFSAVMRAGLDNRHLPLEEVRESILDQGRQEMGVLQKGLVVLETVAGVSPLLGLLGTVLGMIKVFQQVSEVGVGQANLLAGGISEAILTTAAGLFIAIPSLVFYNLYSSRAESLILEIEKYANTLLKKLRGFQDSEGE; this comes from the coding sequence ATGGGCTGGGCACTATTTGAACAGGGTGGCCTCATGATGTATCCTCTGACCTTGTGCTCAGTACTGGCTTTGGGCATTGCAATTGAGCGCGGGTTTGCACTGCGCCGTCGCGCCGTCATCCGGCCCGAAATTGTCAGTGTAATCGACAATATTCAAGGCCCCGAAGACATCGGATTGGCATTGAACGTCTGTCGGCAGCACAAAGGTCCTTTCTCCGCGGTAATGCGCGCGGGATTGGACAATCGCCATTTGCCTTTAGAAGAGGTCAGAGAAAGCATTCTGGACCAGGGCCGTCAGGAAATGGGCGTATTGCAAAAGGGACTGGTAGTACTGGAAACCGTAGCGGGAGTTTCACCGCTTTTGGGACTCCTGGGCACTGTTCTGGGCATGATAAAAGTTTTTCAACAGGTCTCAGAAGTAGGCGTAGGACAGGCCAATCTTCTGGCAGGGGGCATTTCCGAAGCAATTTTAACGACTGCCGCTGGACTTTTTATTGCGATTCCATCACTCGTATTTTACAATTTATACAGCAGTCGGGCAGAAAGCTTGATCCTGGAAATTGAGAAATACGCCAATACCCTCCTGAAAAAACTCCGGGGGTTTCAAGACTCCGAAGGTGAATAG